A region of Granulibacter bethesdensis DNA encodes the following proteins:
- a CDS encoding efflux RND transporter periplasmic adaptor subunit — MQRTGEAQGISRPASGGTGRREARTWRNLAVLILLLAGGGYAWKQGALTPLLARFSSDKASHPAAMPAPEVIVSTPLKRNVAGYAGFLGQFSARDKVELRAQVGGQLQEIHFTDGQIVHKGDLLFVIDPRPYEIKLAQANAQYQSAEARVTLAKVQLWRAQQLRHTDFGTAQTVDQRTADVNAALADLDQAKAAIRDAKLDLEFTHVVAPFTGRIGAHLVSVGSLVSGSRGGGASSTLMATLVSLDPVYLDFDMSESDYLAYARARQHRSNGAASTGEASSLDQVEIMLGDEGAVSRHGRLDFIDNAMDRGSGTMHARATVPNADLFLVPGAFARLRLTVTPPAPVLLVPAASVMQDQTHHIVMTVTADGTVRPKPVEIGPLEQGLRVIRSGLSPQDRVVIDGIMRAQPGVKVSAKPGEIRLVSSVPASTH, encoded by the coding sequence ATGCAGCGGACAGGTGAGGCTCAGGGGATCAGCAGGCCGGCTTCAGGCGGCACGGGGCGGCGGGAAGCACGGACATGGCGCAATCTGGCGGTTCTGATCCTGCTGCTGGCCGGGGGAGGCTATGCCTGGAAGCAGGGGGCTCTGACGCCTCTTCTGGCGCGGTTTTCATCGGACAAAGCGTCCCATCCTGCTGCAATGCCCGCCCCGGAGGTCATCGTCAGCACGCCGCTGAAGCGGAATGTAGCGGGATATGCAGGGTTTCTCGGCCAGTTTTCCGCCCGGGACAAGGTGGAGTTACGGGCGCAGGTTGGCGGCCAGCTTCAGGAGATTCATTTCACCGATGGCCAGATCGTCCATAAGGGTGATCTGCTGTTCGTGATTGATCCACGTCCTTACGAGATCAAACTGGCGCAGGCCAACGCACAGTATCAAAGCGCCGAGGCCCGTGTGACGCTGGCAAAAGTCCAGCTCTGGCGTGCCCAGCAATTGCGGCACACTGATTTTGGTACTGCACAGACGGTGGATCAGCGCACCGCCGATGTGAATGCCGCCCTCGCGGATCTGGATCAGGCGAAAGCAGCTATCCGTGATGCGAAACTCGATCTGGAGTTCACCCATGTTGTCGCCCCCTTCACCGGGCGGATCGGCGCGCATCTGGTCTCTGTGGGCAGTCTGGTCAGCGGCAGCCGGGGCGGAGGGGCATCCTCCACCCTGATGGCCACGCTGGTGTCGCTCGATCCGGTCTATCTGGATTTCGATATGAGCGAGTCCGACTACCTCGCCTATGCGCGTGCCAGACAGCACCGGAGCAATGGCGCTGCTTCGACCGGAGAAGCGTCCTCGCTCGATCAGGTGGAGATCATGCTGGGTGATGAGGGGGCTGTCTCCCGACATGGCAGGCTCGATTTCATCGACAATGCAATGGATCGCGGCAGCGGCACCATGCATGCCCGTGCCACCGTACCAAATGCGGATCTGTTTCTGGTACCGGGCGCATTTGCGCGGCTGCGTTTGACAGTGACACCGCCTGCGCCCGTGCTGCTGGTGCCGGCTGCCTCAGTGATGCAGGACCAGACCCATCATATCGTCATGACCGTGACGGCGGATGGCACGGTGCGTCCCAAGCCTGTGGAGATCGGCCCGCTGGAGCAGGGGCTGCGTGTGATCCGCTCCGGTCTTTCTCCGCAGGATCGCGTGGTGATTGATGGGATCATGCGGGCGCAGCCGGGTGTGAAAGTCTCGGCGAAGCCGGGTGAGATACGCCTGGTTTCCAGCGTCCCGGCCAGCACGCACTGA